The Fictibacillus arsenicus genome contains a region encoding:
- the rnc gene encoding ribonuclease III: MDDKVRIQKVAPLQERLNIQFENVKLLAQAFTHSSYVNEHRGRTFEDNERLEFLGDAVLELTISQYLYTKFANMSEGELTKLRAAIVCEPSLVLFANDLHFGDFVLLGKGEENTGGRSRPALLADVFEAFIGALYLDQGLDKVKEFLNQYVVPRINEGAFSHVMDFKSQLQEYVQREGLGHIDYKIVQEKGPAHNREFVSEVRLNDAAFGIGYGRSKKEAEQHAAQEAIEKVAKKVNQ; this comes from the coding sequence ATGGATGACAAAGTGCGCATTCAGAAAGTAGCCCCTCTTCAGGAACGTTTAAACATTCAGTTTGAAAATGTAAAACTATTAGCACAAGCTTTTACGCATTCATCATATGTGAATGAGCATCGAGGAAGAACATTCGAGGATAATGAAAGACTGGAATTTCTGGGAGATGCTGTTCTGGAACTGACAATTTCTCAATACTTGTACACCAAGTTTGCAAACATGAGTGAAGGTGAGCTCACAAAACTTCGAGCGGCTATCGTTTGTGAACCATCATTGGTGCTGTTTGCTAACGACCTGCACTTTGGTGACTTTGTACTATTGGGAAAAGGAGAAGAAAACACTGGTGGACGATCACGGCCTGCTCTTTTAGCTGATGTCTTCGAGGCATTCATAGGAGCGTTGTATCTTGATCAGGGACTCGACAAGGTAAAGGAGTTTTTAAATCAGTACGTTGTACCACGGATAAACGAAGGTGCTTTTTCTCATGTGATGGATTTTAAGAGCCAGCTGCAAGAATATGTTCAGCGTGAAGGATTAGGTCATATTGATTATAAGATCGTACAAGAAAAAGGACCTGCTCATAACAGGGAATTTGTTTCTGAGGTCAGATTAAATGATGCTGCGTTTGGCATCGGGTATGGAAGATCCAAAAAAGAAGCAGAACAGCACGCTGCACAAGAAGCGATTGAAAAGGTTGCAAAAAAAGTGAACCAATAA
- the smc gene encoding chromosome segregation protein SMC, which yields MFLKRIDVAGFKSFAERIQVEFVQGVTAVVGPNGSGKSNISDAVRWVLGEQSAKSLRGSKMEDIIFAGSDNRKPLNVAEVTLTLDNEDQHLPLDYNEISITRRVYRSGDSEYLINKQQCRLKDIVELFMDSGLGREAFSIIGQGRVEEILSSKSEERRKIFEEAAGVLKYKTRKQKAEQKLFETQENLNRVEDILHELEGQVEPLKIQASIAKDYLEKKQELEVVETAVLVQEIEDLHERWEKQKTWVAELQKQESELSVKVKQGESAIERARLDMQAMDESIDELQGALLSASETLEKLEGKKEVLKERKKNYDQNKTSLLEQIQQLKVKKEQLETQLLSEKSILADKEKQLKTVRKQVTEEESRLTVLEMDVEAELEKLKSDYFERLNEQTTIKNEMRYIEDQSKQQNFKSSRLDEENNRYLHQREELKKTKEQAEQSYKEAETQLKKKQEEYQNLKSAVSLEEQESRSSQEKLYQAYQYIQQFKSKKEMLESMQDEYAGFMQGVKEVLKAKETRLSGIEGAVAELLSVPSEVETAIETALGASMQHVVVDHEQNAMKAIQFLKQTRAGRATFLPLNVIKSRNVSSADVHNARTVDSFVGVAADLVHFDQKYKNIVGNLLGNIIISKDLAGANAIAKQVNYRYRIVTLEGDVVSPGGSMSGGSLKQKSSSLLSRQREVEVLTEKLAAMEKQTLSLEEKVTNLKAKVTKNKEALDNLQAEGEKLRELEQELKSNLREIEIQEKSLNDRLQLYDREKHTFESERSAADTRLMNLKKRLDKAVKSGSELEKTIADLTEKKKMHQSSKEELRETLTQLKIKTAELEQQVANLKEKSLRLEEEFAGVSAKSKETEEDYWLLEEEMNSSSSGEDSLDEQIKQKRHEKNTALKLIAERRQERTESFRSIEKMEIELKEAKRQYKQLSDGLRTEEVSINRLDVELETRLTHLREEYELSYEGAKQKHKLEMPLEDAKRKVKLIKMAIEELGVVNIGAIEEYDRVSQRFNFLTEQRDDLTEAKNTLYGVISEMDEEMKNRFEETFTAIRSHFGVIFKELFGGGRADLVLTQPDDMLATGVDIMAQPPGKKLQQLGLLSGGERALTAIALLFAILKVRPVPFCILDEVEAALDDANVNRFAKYLRAFSKETQFIVVTHRKGTMEEADVLYGVTMQESGVSKLVSVRLEETKELVTS from the coding sequence ATGTTCCTCAAACGAATTGATGTAGCAGGATTTAAATCATTTGCAGAGCGGATACAAGTAGAATTTGTTCAGGGAGTAACTGCTGTAGTTGGGCCGAACGGAAGCGGAAAAAGCAATATATCAGATGCTGTAAGATGGGTGCTTGGCGAGCAGTCTGCCAAGTCGCTTCGCGGCTCTAAGATGGAGGATATCATTTTTGCCGGCAGCGATAATCGCAAACCGTTGAATGTCGCTGAAGTCACTCTCACTTTAGATAACGAAGACCAGCATCTTCCTCTTGATTATAATGAGATTTCTATTACAAGAAGAGTTTATCGCTCAGGTGATAGTGAATACTTAATCAATAAGCAGCAATGCCGCTTAAAAGACATTGTTGAATTATTTATGGACTCTGGACTTGGAAGAGAAGCTTTTTCTATTATTGGACAAGGCCGGGTAGAAGAAATTTTAAGCAGTAAATCTGAAGAGAGAAGAAAAATCTTTGAAGAAGCCGCAGGAGTTTTAAAATATAAAACAAGAAAACAAAAGGCTGAACAAAAACTATTTGAAACTCAGGAAAACTTAAACAGGGTTGAAGATATCCTTCATGAACTTGAAGGGCAGGTTGAACCTCTAAAAATACAGGCATCTATTGCGAAGGATTATCTTGAGAAGAAACAGGAATTAGAGGTCGTTGAGACTGCTGTTCTCGTTCAGGAGATAGAAGACCTTCACGAACGCTGGGAAAAACAAAAAACATGGGTGGCAGAACTACAGAAACAAGAATCTGAACTTTCCGTAAAAGTTAAGCAGGGTGAATCTGCGATTGAAAGAGCCAGACTTGATATGCAGGCGATGGATGAATCTATTGATGAACTTCAGGGAGCTCTTCTATCAGCAAGTGAAACGCTGGAAAAACTTGAAGGAAAAAAAGAAGTTTTAAAAGAGAGAAAGAAAAACTATGATCAGAATAAAACTTCACTTTTAGAGCAGATTCAGCAACTGAAAGTAAAAAAAGAACAACTAGAAACACAATTGCTCTCAGAGAAAAGTATTTTAGCAGATAAAGAAAAGCAATTAAAAACGGTTCGAAAACAAGTTACTGAGGAAGAAAGCCGTTTGACTGTCCTTGAAATGGATGTGGAAGCAGAGCTTGAAAAACTAAAAAGTGATTATTTTGAACGCCTAAATGAACAAACGACTATCAAAAATGAAATGCGTTATATTGAGGATCAGTCTAAACAGCAAAACTTTAAAAGCAGCAGATTGGATGAAGAAAACAATAGATATCTTCATCAAAGGGAAGAATTAAAGAAGACGAAAGAACAGGCTGAGCAGAGCTATAAAGAAGCTGAAACTCAACTGAAGAAGAAACAGGAAGAGTATCAGAACTTAAAATCCGCTGTTTCTTTAGAAGAACAAGAAAGCCGTTCAAGTCAAGAGAAATTGTATCAGGCTTATCAGTATATCCAGCAATTTAAATCAAAGAAAGAAATGCTAGAATCGATGCAGGATGAATATGCCGGATTTATGCAGGGAGTAAAAGAAGTATTAAAGGCAAAGGAGACGAGGTTATCTGGAATTGAAGGTGCCGTAGCCGAACTTCTTTCTGTTCCGTCTGAGGTTGAAACCGCTATTGAGACAGCTTTAGGGGCTTCTATGCAGCATGTTGTTGTCGATCACGAACAGAACGCAATGAAAGCCATCCAATTCTTAAAACAAACAAGAGCTGGCAGAGCAACATTCTTACCGTTAAACGTAATTAAAAGCCGCAATGTTTCGAGTGCGGATGTTCATAATGCACGCACAGTTGATTCTTTTGTTGGAGTCGCAGCTGACCTCGTGCATTTTGATCAAAAGTATAAGAACATAGTTGGAAACTTATTAGGAAACATTATAATTTCCAAGGATCTAGCTGGAGCAAATGCGATTGCAAAGCAAGTGAACTATCGCTATCGAATAGTTACCCTTGAAGGGGATGTTGTCAGCCCAGGCGGTTCAATGTCTGGGGGAAGCCTCAAACAGAAGAGTTCCTCTCTTTTAAGCAGACAAAGAGAAGTTGAAGTACTGACTGAAAAATTAGCTGCAATGGAGAAACAAACTCTTAGCTTAGAAGAAAAAGTTACTAATCTAAAAGCAAAAGTTACAAAAAACAAAGAAGCATTAGACAATCTTCAAGCTGAAGGTGAGAAACTAAGAGAACTTGAACAAGAACTCAAAAGTAACCTGCGTGAGATTGAGATTCAAGAAAAGAGTTTAAACGACAGGCTGCAATTGTATGATCGTGAAAAACATACATTTGAGTCTGAGCGTTCGGCCGCTGACACGAGATTAATGAATCTTAAGAAGAGGCTTGATAAAGCTGTGAAATCTGGCAGTGAACTGGAGAAAACAATCGCAGACCTAACTGAAAAGAAGAAGATGCATCAGTCTTCTAAAGAAGAGCTTAGAGAAACTTTGACACAATTAAAAATTAAAACTGCCGAGCTTGAACAGCAAGTGGCAAATCTTAAAGAAAAAAGTCTGCGGCTCGAAGAAGAGTTTGCAGGTGTAAGTGCTAAAAGCAAGGAAACAGAGGAAGATTACTGGCTTCTTGAAGAAGAAATGAATTCAAGTTCGTCAGGAGAGGATTCTCTCGATGAACAGATTAAGCAAAAGAGACATGAAAAAAATACTGCATTAAAACTGATAGCTGAACGCAGACAAGAAAGAACAGAGTCATTCCGCTCTATCGAAAAAATGGAAATTGAGCTTAAGGAAGCGAAGCGCCAATACAAACAATTGAGTGATGGATTAAGAACGGAAGAAGTGAGCATAAACAGACTTGATGTGGAACTTGAAACCCGTCTGACCCATCTCCGGGAAGAGTATGAACTGTCATATGAAGGTGCTAAGCAAAAACACAAACTTGAGATGCCGTTGGAAGATGCTAAACGAAAAGTAAAGCTGATCAAAATGGCGATCGAAGAGCTGGGTGTTGTCAATATCGGTGCCATTGAAGAATATGACAGAGTCAGTCAGCGTTTTAATTTCCTAACAGAACAAAGGGATGACCTGACGGAAGCTAAAAATACACTGTATGGCGTAATTTCTGAGATGGATGAAGAAATGAAAAATCGTTTTGAAGAGACGTTCACAGCCATCCGATCGCATTTCGGGGTCATCTTCAAAGAGTTATTCGGAGGCGGCCGAGCAGACCTTGTGCTGACTCAGCCAGACGACATGCTTGCAACAGGTGTTGATATAATGGCGCAGCCTCCTGGTAAAAAGCTTCAGCAACTAGGGTTGTTATCTGGGGGAGAGCGTGCTTTAACTGCAATAGCACTACTCTTTGCCATCCTTAAGGTGCGTCCTGTTCCATTTTGTATTTTGGATGAAGTAGAAGCCGCATTAGATGATGCAAACGTGAACCGTTTTGCAAAGTATTTGCGGGCATTCAGCAAAGAAACACAGTTTATCGTTGTAACCCATCGAAAGGGTACAATGGAGGAAGCCGACGTATTGTATGGGGTGACCATGCAGGAATCAGGCGTTTCAAAACTTGTTTCAGTACGCTTAGAAGAAACTAAAGAACTGGTAACATCGTAG
- the acpP gene encoding acyl carrier protein, protein MADVLERVSKIVVDRLGVDASEVKPEASFKEDLGADSLDVVELVMELEDEFELEISDEDAEKIATVGDVVDYINSKQ, encoded by the coding sequence ATGGCAGACGTTTTAGAAAGAGTTTCAAAGATTGTTGTTGACCGTCTAGGTGTTGACGCGTCTGAGGTTAAGCCTGAAGCTTCCTTTAAAGAGGATCTAGGTGCAGACTCTCTTGATGTAGTGGAACTAGTTATGGAACTTGAGGATGAGTTCGAATTAGAAATTTCTGATGAAGATGCTGAGAAAATTGCAACTGTTGGTGACGTTGTAGATTACATAAACAGCAAACAATAA
- the fapR gene encoding transcription factor FapR — protein sequence MKKTKRERQELLKETIKQTPFITDEELAEKFSVSVQTIRLDRLELSIPELRERIKSVAETKLDDVKALPLEEVIGEIIDLQLDESAISILDIKEEHVFSRNKIARGHHVFAQANSLAVAIINDELALTARASIRFSRPVRVGERIVAKAKVTEKGSERTTVDVNSYVEKELVFNGEFTMFRSKQDSKEGS from the coding sequence ATGAAAAAAACAAAACGGGAGCGGCAAGAGCTGCTAAAGGAAACGATAAAACAAACACCTTTTATTACTGACGAGGAACTTGCGGAGAAATTCAGTGTAAGTGTGCAGACAATCCGTCTTGACCGGCTGGAACTTTCAATACCTGAGCTTCGGGAGAGGATTAAGTCTGTAGCTGAAACGAAGCTGGACGATGTTAAAGCACTGCCTCTTGAAGAAGTAATCGGTGAGATCATTGATCTTCAATTAGATGAGTCAGCTATCTCGATTCTTGATATAAAAGAAGAACACGTATTTTCACGCAACAAGATAGCGAGAGGACATCATGTATTTGCTCAGGCGAACTCTCTTGCAGTTGCTATTATTAATGATGAACTCGCTTTAACTGCACGGGCCAGCATTCGTTTTTCTCGCCCTGTAAGAGTTGGCGAAAGAATTGTGGCAAAAGCGAAAGTTACAGAAAAAGGCTCAGAACGGACAACTGTTGATGTTAATAGCTATGTTGAAAAAGAGCTTGTCTTTAACGGTGAGTTTACGATGTTCAGATCAAAACAAGATTCAAAGGAAGGAAGTTAA
- the plsX gene encoding phosphate acyltransferase PlsX, whose product MIITIDAMGGDNAPKEIVKGALLAVEQYPELNITLVGDQDKINEHLPSDHSFKIIHTTEVIEAAEEPVRAVRRKKDASMVLAANEVKTGNADAYISAGNTGALMASGLFYVGRIKGIERPALAPTLPTLDGKGFLFLDVGANMDAKPEHLLQYALMGSVYCKEVRGIDNPRVGLLNVGTESEKGNALTKAAFPLLKDANINFVGNVESRDLLMGAADVVVCDGFAGNLVLKSIEGTAMSMFSMIKETLTSSLTSKIAAGVLKPKLKGIKDKLDYTEYGGAGLFGLAAPVIKAHGSSNANAVLNAIRQTKDMVDKNVVNTILSHIQPDSQKEE is encoded by the coding sequence ATGATTATCACAATAGATGCAATGGGCGGTGACAATGCACCGAAGGAAATCGTAAAAGGTGCATTGCTGGCTGTTGAACAATATCCTGAACTAAACATTACTTTGGTTGGTGACCAAGATAAAATCAATGAACATTTACCAAGCGATCATTCATTTAAAATTATTCATACAACTGAAGTAATTGAAGCAGCTGAGGAACCTGTTCGCGCTGTACGCCGAAAAAAGGATGCTTCGATGGTATTGGCGGCAAATGAAGTGAAGACAGGAAATGCAGATGCTTATATTTCTGCGGGAAATACGGGAGCTCTTATGGCAAGCGGACTCTTTTACGTTGGCAGAATTAAAGGGATCGAACGGCCAGCGTTGGCACCTACGCTCCCTACACTCGATGGAAAAGGATTCTTATTTCTAGACGTGGGTGCGAACATGGATGCAAAACCTGAGCATCTATTACAATATGCCTTGATGGGATCAGTCTATTGCAAAGAAGTCAGAGGAATCGATAATCCTCGTGTAGGTCTGCTTAACGTCGGCACAGAAAGTGAAAAAGGCAATGCTTTAACGAAAGCAGCTTTTCCTTTGCTGAAGGACGCAAACATTAATTTTGTGGGGAACGTTGAATCCAGAGATCTTTTAATGGGCGCAGCAGACGTTGTCGTATGTGACGGTTTTGCAGGCAATCTTGTATTGAAGTCCATTGAAGGTACTGCGATGAGCATGTTCTCAATGATTAAAGAAACGCTCACATCAAGCTTAACGAGCAAAATTGCAGCAGGTGTATTAAAACCGAAGCTTAAAGGAATTAAAGATAAACTGGACTATACAGAATATGGCGGTGCAGGATTGTTCGGATTAGCTGCACCAGTTATTAAAGCGCACGGCTCATCCAATGCAAATGCAGTCTTAAACGCAATCAGACAAACTAAAGATATGGTAGACAAAAATGTTGTGAATACTATATTGAGCCATATTCAGCCTGACAGCCAAAAGGAGGAATAA
- the recG gene encoding ATP-dependent DNA helicase RecG, whose protein sequence is MITESITAVQGIGEKKAEELASMGIFNVQDLLEYLPYRYEDYQKKDLSEIAHDEKATIEGKVHSEPSLRYFPKKKSRLSFRMLIGKYLITAVIFNRPFLKSQITLGQSLTITGKWDRNKMTLTVSDVHFGTFSDDRKIEPVYSVKGTLHGKTMRKFIFQAFKQFSGQIPDPLPEKLREVYRLPEKEAALKMMHFPESFQVLKAGRRRLAYEELLFFQFKMQIFRKWNRQQSEGASLLYDRSRVDLFIQSLPFQLTEAQLRVVEEILKDLSDTSRMNRLLQGDVGSGKTVVAAIALYAAVTANRQGALMVPTEILAEQHFQSLKELFKPFGITVALLTSSVKGKLRKETLRLLSEGEIQIMVGTHALIQEEVDFKNLGLVITDEQHRFGVNQRRVLREKGEKPDVLFMTATPIPRTLAISAFGDMDVSTIDVMPAGRKPIITHWAKHGMLERVLDFIRKEIVNGRQAYVICPLIEESEKVDVQNAIDVHAQLSQYFHEYEVGLMHGRLHSSEKDEVMRQFAANQCQILVSTTVVEVGVNVPNATIMVIYDAERFGLSQLHQLRGRVGRGSEQSYCVLIADPKTEEGQERMRIMTETTNGFELSEKDLELRGPGDFFGNKQSGLPAFKVADLVHDYRILETARNDAAKLVNSDEFWTDEMYALIREILTNEGVLDKERLD, encoded by the coding sequence ATGATTACGGAATCTATAACTGCCGTTCAAGGAATCGGTGAGAAAAAAGCAGAAGAATTAGCAAGTATGGGGATTTTTAATGTCCAGGACCTACTTGAGTATTTGCCTTATCGATACGAAGATTATCAGAAAAAAGATTTATCAGAGATCGCACATGACGAAAAAGCTACCATTGAAGGGAAGGTTCATTCTGAGCCTTCTTTGCGTTATTTTCCGAAGAAAAAATCAAGACTCTCGTTTCGGATGCTGATCGGCAAGTATTTAATTACTGCTGTAATCTTTAATCGTCCATTTTTAAAAAGTCAAATAACCCTTGGACAATCTTTGACCATCACAGGTAAATGGGACCGTAATAAAATGACGTTAACAGTGAGTGATGTTCATTTTGGAACATTTTCCGATGACAGAAAAATAGAACCTGTATACTCTGTTAAAGGTACATTGCACGGAAAAACGATGCGAAAATTCATTTTTCAAGCGTTCAAACAATTTTCCGGCCAGATTCCGGACCCATTGCCAGAAAAACTTCGTGAAGTATATCGTTTGCCTGAAAAAGAAGCGGCTTTAAAAATGATGCATTTTCCTGAAAGTTTCCAAGTCCTAAAGGCTGGGAGAAGAAGACTCGCTTACGAGGAGCTTTTATTTTTTCAGTTTAAGATGCAGATTTTCAGAAAGTGGAACAGACAGCAATCTGAAGGTGCTTCTCTATTATACGACAGGTCTAGAGTTGATCTTTTTATTCAGTCGCTCCCTTTTCAGCTTACAGAAGCCCAGCTGCGGGTAGTAGAAGAGATTTTAAAGGATCTTTCTGATACGAGCAGAATGAACAGGCTTCTGCAAGGAGACGTCGGCTCGGGAAAAACAGTAGTAGCTGCGATCGCCCTATATGCTGCTGTCACAGCAAACAGACAGGGTGCACTGATGGTCCCTACAGAAATTCTTGCTGAACAGCACTTTCAATCTTTGAAAGAGCTTTTTAAGCCATTTGGCATAACCGTGGCTTTGTTAACAAGTTCAGTTAAAGGGAAACTTCGAAAAGAAACCCTTAGATTGTTAAGTGAGGGTGAGATTCAGATCATGGTAGGGACGCATGCATTGATTCAAGAAGAAGTGGATTTTAAAAATCTCGGATTAGTCATAACAGATGAGCAGCATAGGTTTGGTGTAAATCAGCGCAGAGTTCTCAGGGAAAAAGGAGAAAAGCCGGATGTCCTTTTTATGACAGCTACTCCTATACCTCGTACACTTGCCATTTCTGCGTTCGGCGATATGGATGTTTCTACAATAGATGTTATGCCAGCAGGAAGAAAACCTATCATTACGCATTGGGCAAAGCATGGAATGTTAGAACGTGTTCTTGATTTTATCAGAAAAGAGATTGTTAATGGCAGGCAAGCATACGTTATTTGTCCTCTTATTGAAGAATCAGAAAAAGTAGATGTCCAAAACGCTATAGATGTACATGCCCAATTAAGCCAATACTTTCATGAATACGAAGTAGGGTTAATGCATGGCAGACTTCATTCTTCGGAGAAAGATGAAGTGATGCGGCAGTTCGCTGCAAACCAATGCCAGATCCTCGTTTCAACAACTGTTGTTGAGGTAGGTGTGAATGTACCTAATGCTACCATCATGGTCATTTATGATGCTGAAAGATTTGGATTATCACAGCTTCACCAGTTGCGAGGAAGGGTTGGCCGTGGCAGTGAACAATCATATTGTGTGCTTATCGCAGATCCCAAAACAGAAGAAGGCCAAGAACGCATGAGAATCATGACTGAGACGACGAACGGTTTTGAGCTTTCAGAAAAAGACTTAGAGCTTCGCGGGCCGGGAGACTTCTTTGGCAATAAACAAAGCGGTCTGCCAGCATTTAAAGTTGCTGACCTCGTGCATGATTATCGAATTTTAGAGACAGCAAGAAATGATGCTGCTAAACTTGTAAATTCAGATGAATTTTGGACTGACGAAATGTACGCATTAATTAGAGAAATACTTACCAATGAAGGTGTGCTGGATAAGGAAAGGCTCGATTAA
- the fabG gene encoding 3-oxoacyl-[acyl-carrier-protein] reductase: MLNNKSVLITGASRGIGRAIALYFAKNGAKVAVNYSGSEAKANEVVEEIKANGGTAFSIKADISSSEDVTNMVKSVIDEFGSLDVLVNNAGITRDNLLMRMKEEDWDAVINTNLKGVFLTTKAVSRQMMKQRNGRIINIASIVGVSGNAGQANYVAAKAGVIGLTKTTAKELSSRGITVNAIAPGFIETDMTGKLEEGIREDMLRNIPLARFGQPDDIAAAAAFLAGDSSSYITGQTLHVDGGMVM; the protein is encoded by the coding sequence ATGCTTAATAATAAATCTGTGTTAATTACAGGTGCTTCTCGAGGTATTGGACGTGCAATTGCCCTTTATTTTGCAAAAAATGGCGCGAAAGTAGCGGTCAACTATTCTGGAAGTGAAGCAAAAGCCAATGAGGTAGTTGAAGAAATTAAAGCAAACGGCGGTACAGCCTTCTCGATTAAAGCTGATATTTCAAGTTCAGAAGACGTGACGAATATGGTTAAGTCTGTCATAGATGAATTTGGAAGCCTTGATGTTCTTGTAAACAACGCAGGAATTACAAGAGATAACCTTTTAATGCGAATGAAGGAAGAAGACTGGGACGCAGTCATAAACACTAACTTAAAAGGTGTATTCTTAACAACAAAAGCTGTTTCAAGACAGATGATGAAACAACGAAATGGCCGTATTATAAATATTGCTTCGATCGTCGGTGTTTCAGGAAACGCAGGACAAGCAAACTATGTTGCCGCAAAAGCGGGAGTAATCGGACTTACAAAAACGACTGCGAAGGAGCTTTCTTCAAGAGGAATTACGGTTAACGCAATTGCTCCTGGTTTCATTGAAACAGATATGACAGGCAAGCTTGAAGAAGGAATTAGGGAAGATATGCTAAGAAATATTCCATTGGCACGCTTCGGCCAGCCGGATGATATTGCAGCAGCTGCGGCGTTTTTAGCAGGTGATTCCAGCTCGTATATTACTGGCCAGACACTTCATGTTGATGGCGGAATGGTTATGTAA
- the fabD gene encoding ACP S-malonyltransferase, producing the protein MGKIAFLFPGQGSQFAGMGKQIAEQETLAKDIFDKADEVLKFDLSKIIFEGPEDLLKRTENTQPALLTVSTAVLEVFKKHGISADYTAGHSLGEYSALVAAGSISFEDAVYAVRHRGLLMEEAVPAGVGTMAAVIGFDQERLEAITAEVSEYGDSVQVANLNCPGQIVISGTVKGVESAGSKAKEEGAKVIPLQVSGPFHSALMKPAAEKFAEVLSNITIHDAKTPVIANVTAKPVTSKEEIKSKLIEQLYSPVRWEETIRELMDSGVDTFIEIGPGKVLCGLVKKVNRRANVLAIGDMDSMMQALEKLKGESVDA; encoded by the coding sequence ATGGGTAAAATCGCCTTTCTTTTTCCAGGACAAGGTTCTCAATTCGCGGGAATGGGAAAACAAATAGCAGAACAAGAAACTCTGGCAAAAGATATTTTTGATAAAGCAGACGAAGTATTAAAATTCGATCTTTCAAAGATCATTTTTGAAGGTCCTGAAGATCTTCTCAAGAGAACAGAGAATACTCAGCCAGCATTGCTTACTGTATCAACAGCTGTACTTGAAGTTTTTAAAAAACATGGTATCTCTGCTGATTACACTGCAGGGCATAGTCTTGGGGAATATTCAGCACTTGTCGCAGCTGGAAGTATTTCGTTTGAAGATGCGGTTTATGCTGTTAGACACCGCGGACTCCTAATGGAAGAAGCTGTTCCTGCTGGTGTAGGAACAATGGCTGCTGTAATCGGATTCGATCAAGAACGCCTTGAGGCAATTACTGCTGAAGTTTCAGAGTACGGAGACAGTGTGCAAGTGGCTAATTTGAACTGTCCAGGTCAAATTGTTATTTCTGGAACGGTAAAAGGTGTTGAATCAGCGGGCAGCAAAGCAAAAGAAGAAGGCGCAAAAGTAATTCCTTTACAGGTAAGCGGACCTTTTCACTCTGCTTTAATGAAACCAGCGGCGGAAAAATTTGCAGAAGTTTTATCAAATATTACAATACATGATGCGAAAACGCCTGTAATCGCAAACGTTACGGCGAAACCTGTTACATCGAAAGAAGAAATTAAGTCCAAGCTGATTGAACAGCTATATTCTCCTGTACGCTGGGAGGAAACCATTAGAGAGTTAATGGATTCGGGTGTTGATACATTCATTGAGATCGGACCTGGTAAAGTATTGTGCGGTCTTGTAAAAAAGGTAAATCGCCGAGCTAACGTGTTAGCGATCGGAGATATGGATTCAATGATGCAAGCTTTGGAAAAACTGAAAGGGGAATCTGTTGATGCTTAA
- a CDS encoding DUF1128 domain-containing protein, whose translation MDLTNENHENLAFMIESLKKKLQLVNGGLIQPEDYELNKYDDIKELYDMVMKMPSFSIRDMEGIVEELASLKKK comes from the coding sequence ATGGACTTAACAAATGAAAATCATGAGAATCTAGCTTTTATGATTGAAAGCTTAAAAAAGAAACTGCAGCTGGTTAACGGCGGACTGATTCAGCCTGAAGATTATGAGCTGAACAAATACGATGATATTAAAGAACTATATGACATGGTAATGAAAATGCCTTCATTCAGCATTAGGGATATGGAAGGAATCGTAGAAGAACTTGCATCCCTTAAAAAGAAATAA